The genomic DNA CCGTGTACCCAAGACAGGCCACGCCGATCAGGGTCGAGGAGTGCGGCCCGATACTGAGCCCCGATGCCTCGACGACGTCCCAGACCGCGGAGAGCACGGCAGGCTCGCCGCTGACGACATACACGTCCGTCGAAACGACATGCGCCAGGTCGCTGCCGACCGCGCGCAGTTGCTCGGCGAGGTTGGCGAGCACCTGCGCGGCCTGGCGTACGGGGTCGCCCTCGCCGACGATCTTGCCGTCGGCGTCGAGCGGCACGGACCCGGCGAGGAAGGCCAGGCGGGTCCCCGCCTCGACGACGGAGGCGTGGGAGTAGACGGGGGGCGGGCAGAGGGTGGGGACGGTGACGCGGTTGATCACGGGGTCTCCAGGGATTCGGGCGGGCCGACGGTTGAGGGACAACCTGCCGGCGGAGGGACAACCTGCCGAGCATGCGCGACGTGGGGAGGCGGGCGCATTCGAATTTGCGGAGCGAAGTGCCACCACGCCATCCTCATCCCATGCGCACCACGTACCTGGGACGTTTCACCGGGGCGGACTTCTAGCGGGCCACGCCGGAAGTCCCGGCGGGCCCTCGGAGGTCTGCCATGTCACGCACCGTCCATCACGTCCCCACGAGACACCGCACCCGCCCCGCCTACTGGCCCACCGGTACGGCGGGCCCGTGCACCGCGCACGCCCTCACCGACCACCGCTACAGCCGCCAGGAGCTGGCCCGAGCCCGCCGCGCGGGCCGTCGCCCCGTACCGACGCGTGTCGACCGTTCCTTCGCCGCCTACGTGTTTCCGCGTGCCCTGGGTGCCCACTTCTGGAGCCCGTACGAGTCCGCCGCCCGTGCTGACCTGCGCACTTTCCGCACGGCCGCCTGCAAGCTCCTCCGTGCCGCACCGCCGGGCGCCCTCCTCGCGGCGGCCGAGGACCTGGACCATCCGCCGACCCGCCACCGCCACCGCGACCTGTGGTGACTGACGTACCGCCCCCGCGGGCCACGGCAGGCGCCCGCAACGCGACGAGGGAGCCCGGCGGACGCGGCCGCCCGGCCTGGGCTGGAACCGCGCATAGAGGCTGAACGGCTGCTTGGTGCCGTCCAGGTCCGTGAAGTCGCAGAGTCCGAGCTGGTGCGGGTGCCGCTCTCGGGTACGGCCCGGCCCTCACGGCCCGGGCCGGCTCCGGGGCGCCAGGAGTCGGCTGCGGCGTTGAGGTGCAGGAGCTCTTCGCGTACAGAAGGTACGGCCATGCTCCGTACCCCCGCTTTCGATTCTGCCTGATCAGGGCGCGAGGGCCGGACACGCGCCACTCGATGCCCATCCGGAACCTCGGACCGTGGAGGTGCGGCTACGAGGAACCGGACATTCCGGGATCAAGAACCCGCCACACGGGAACGCCACGTTCGCATCGGATCTCTTGCTTCGCAGGCTGAACACGACCACTCAGCTCGTAATCAGGGGGTTCCATGCGCATCGCGCACCACAGATACGTCGTCGTCGCGGCCACAGCCGCGGCGATTCTCGCACTCGCCGACATACCGGCCGAGGCCCAGACCGGTCCGGCCGCCGCTGCCCTGCCGTCCTCGGTGAGTGCCGACACCACGGGACTTGCCGGGCTCGCCGAGAGCTACCTGCAGCAGCGGGCCGACATGCTGACGACATCTCCTCCCACGGCGAAAGCCGCCATCGCCCATGTCCGGGCCACGCGTTCCATGGCCGCCCAGACGCAGGACGACCTTGCCGCGCTCGCGGAGAAGGGCAAGCGGTACAAGGAGGTCGACGGCGGCTATACGCGGGCGCAGGTCGACGTGAAAGTCGACGACACGACCGTCGACGGCGGGACGGCGACGCTTCAGCTGACCGAACACACCCGCCTCCGGCTGCCGTTCACGCCGCAGGAGGTCGAGGAAGGCGCGCCGGAGTTCGAGGAACTCTCGCTCCCGCACACCGTGAAGTTCACCCAGGGATCCGACAGCGCGTGGCTGCTGTCGTCGGACAAGGCCGACACCGCGGGCGGGCCGACCCCGACGACACAGGTGTCCGACACGGACGCCGAGGCCACCACCGACGATGGGGGCGGCGCACCGGACGAGGACGAGGGCGGCAAGGACGACGCGGCCGACACCACCCCGCTGCCCGACAGCGGCGCGTCCGACACCGTCAAGCCGGGGGTCTCGGCCGCCTACAGCTACAACAAGATGGTGGCCTACGCCGACAGGTACTGGGACCACCACAACGGCGCGTACCGGACCTACGGCAACGACTGCACCAACTTCATCTCCCAGG from Streptomyces avermitilis MA-4680 = NBRC 14893 includes the following:
- a CDS encoding amidase domain-containing protein is translated as MRIAHHRYVVVAATAAAILALADIPAEAQTGPAAAALPSSVSADTTGLAGLAESYLQQRADMLTTSPPTAKAAIAHVRATRSMAAQTQDDLAALAEKGKRYKEVDGGYTRAQVDVKVDDTTVDGGTATLQLTEHTRLRLPFTPQEVEEGAPEFEELSLPHTVKFTQGSDSAWLLSSDKADTAGGPTPTTQVSDTDAEATTDDGGGAPDEDEGGKDDAADTTPLPDSGASDTVKPGVSAAYSYNKMVAYADRYWDHHNGAYRTYGNDCTNFISQAMLAGGWGPKGGALIQRTSNKYWFYGPTKWTTSYTWAGAENWYWFAKKHAKRTKILGNVWQLAKSDVLQADWTRNNNIDHSMIVTKKYRGTPYLTYHTGDTHNKSLSKLLSDHPRAWWYAHRT
- a CDS encoding RidA family protein → MINRVTVPTLCPPPVYSHASVVEAGTRLAFLAGSVPLDADGKIVGEGDPVRQAAQVLANLAEQLRAVGSDLAHVVSTDVYVVSGEPAVLSAVWDVVEASGLSIGPHSSTLIGVACLGYTGQLVEITATAVVPEPGAESASASEPGPGPGPESA